The genomic region CGAGTACCCCTGGCCGGTCCACTTCTACGAGTTCGAGAGCCAGCGGCAGAAGCTCCGCATGGCCTACCTCGACGTCCCGCCCGTGCAGGGCCGGGGGAACGGCGAGGCGGTGCTCCTCCTCCACGGCAAGAACTTCAACGCGAGCGACTGGCAGACCACCATCGCCTCGCTCACCCGCGCCGGGTTCCGGGTGATCGCGACCGACCAGCTCGGCTTCGGGAAGTCGAGCAAGCCGGCCAGCTACCAGTTCAGCTTCACCCAGCTCGCCGCCAACACCCGCGCGCTCCTCGCCTCGCTCGGCCTCGAGCGCACGGTGGTGGTGGGCCACTCGATGGGCGGGATGCTCGCCGGCACCTACGCCGTCGAGTACCCGGCGGCCACCGCCCGGCTCGTGCTCGTGAACCCCATCGGCCTCGAGGACTACGCCGCGCTCGTGCCCCCGCGCACCGTGGACGACTGGTACCGCGGCGAGCTCTCGGCCACGCCCGAGTCGGTGCGGGAGTACCAGCGGAACGCCTACTACGCCGGGGCGTGGAAGCCCGAGTACGAGGTCCACACGCGCCTCCTCGCCGGC from Anaeromyxobacter paludicola harbors:
- a CDS encoding alpha/beta fold hydrolase, whose amino-acid sequence is MSTTLLTALLWLGVNGAAPAPATPAPPAYDADAAAFEYPWPVHFYEFESQRQKLRMAYLDVPPVQGRGNGEAVLLLHGKNFNASDWQTTIASLTRAGFRVIATDQLGFGKSSKPASYQFSFTQLAANTRALLASLGLERTVVVGHSMGGMLAGTYAVEYPAATARLVLVNPIGLEDYAALVPPRTVDDWYRGELSATPESVREYQRNAYYAGAWKPEYEVHTRLLAGWTRSPDWPRIAWDSALTYDMIFTQPLVPKLPRIRVPTLLIIGTRDRTALGRPFAPPEVQKTMGDYASLGKLTQQRIPGARLVEIPGVGHVPQVEAFPAFEKALLGFLARPE